A stretch of the Actinomycetota bacterium genome encodes the following:
- a CDS encoding response regulator — MKVLIVEDDPVIALGLEQKLAELGYGVAGRASTGTQAVERALELRPDAILLDLVIPEIDGLEAARRISAAGVHVPVVAITAHEDPQLVDQAIALGVAAYLMKPVSRAQLRSALELAVSRQREFEALQAENADLREALQTRKLVERAKGILMDKGKMSEGDAFASIQQRARRSGRTMADVSAEVIRAVEVLTETLQTGAPKHRA, encoded by the coding sequence ATGAAGGTCCTCATCGTCGAGGACGACCCCGTGATCGCCCTCGGCCTGGAGCAGAAGCTCGCCGAGCTGGGCTACGGCGTTGCGGGCCGGGCCAGCACCGGGACCCAGGCCGTCGAGCGGGCGCTGGAGCTGCGCCCCGACGCCATCCTGCTGGACCTCGTCATCCCCGAGATCGACGGCCTCGAGGCCGCCCGGCGCATCTCGGCGGCCGGCGTGCACGTCCCCGTGGTGGCGATCACCGCCCACGAGGATCCCCAGCTGGTGGACCAGGCCATTGCCCTCGGGGTGGCGGCCTACCTGATGAAGCCGGTCAGCCGGGCACAGCTGCGCTCCGCCCTGGAATTGGCGGTCTCCCGCCAGCGGGAGTTCGAGGCGCTCCAGGCCGAGAACGCCGACCTGCGGGAGGCCTTGCAGACCCGCAAGCTGGTGGAGCGGGCCAAGGGGATCCTCATGGACAAAGGCAAGATGTCCGAGGGCGATGCGTTCGCCTCGATCCAGCAGCGGGCGAGGCGCTCCGGACGGACCATGGCCGACGTCTCGGCGGAGGTCATCCGGGCGGTCGAAGTGCTCACCGAGACGCTGCAGACCGGCGCCCCCAAGCACCGGGCGTAA
- a CDS encoding sensor histidine kinase, with protein MASGAQAEVSKPGSWGRSAAPAGARPAVRARAVADGGLGVARRTMVRLAIWIGFASTLAVAVATALPHHQNRATNDAAIYGLTAVAAGANAVFGLLALRWSERRGEEPLLVVWGVALIGLVAALTYYGGGYSSDYYLLSFLAISFVAATQRPRVQAMLFALLVAGYSGAVWAAPVHTYPGNLLLRVGTLAGAMVLAGYLAASLRAESARRARLQAESDLKNVLAIEANHRIKNNLQLVGDLLSFEASRPQASLPDVVEVTLGRVQAVAAVHALLSSSDNGQVQTRVVCERVLHTLTERMAPGGAIEAVVEGTIPDLDPQRATWLSVAVNELVTNALVHGFRSRGGRLVLTLEEGPEWRVVVTDDGEGCTGLVEGLGLGLVRRLVQDGLRGELTIDSGDGGTAVGIRFPAPAPVPVPTSTAPGRP; from the coding sequence GTGGCGAGCGGCGCACAGGCCGAAGTCTCGAAGCCAGGGAGCTGGGGCCGGAGCGCAGCCCCTGCGGGTGCGCGCCCCGCAGTCCGCGCCCGGGCGGTGGCCGACGGCGGTCTCGGGGTCGCCCGCCGCACCATGGTCCGCCTGGCCATTTGGATCGGCTTCGCCTCGACCCTCGCGGTGGCGGTGGCCACCGCCCTGCCGCACCACCAGAACCGGGCGACGAACGACGCCGCCATCTACGGGCTGACCGCGGTCGCCGCCGGCGCCAACGCCGTCTTCGGCCTGCTGGCGCTGCGCTGGTCGGAGCGCCGGGGTGAGGAGCCGCTGCTGGTGGTGTGGGGTGTGGCCCTCATCGGGCTGGTCGCCGCGCTCACCTACTACGGCGGGGGCTATAGCTCGGACTACTACCTGCTGTCCTTCCTGGCGATCTCGTTCGTGGCCGCCACCCAGCGCCCGCGGGTACAGGCGATGCTGTTCGCCCTGCTGGTGGCCGGCTACAGCGGCGCGGTCTGGGCGGCCCCGGTGCACACCTACCCGGGCAACCTGCTGCTGCGGGTGGGGACCCTCGCCGGCGCCATGGTCCTGGCCGGCTACCTCGCCGCTTCCCTGCGGGCCGAGTCCGCCCGCCGCGCCCGGCTGCAGGCGGAGTCCGACCTGAAGAACGTGTTGGCCATCGAAGCCAACCACCGGATCAAGAACAACCTCCAGCTGGTCGGCGACCTCCTCTCCTTCGAGGCCTCCCGGCCCCAGGCATCGCTGCCGGACGTGGTCGAGGTCACCCTGGGCAGGGTCCAGGCGGTGGCGGCGGTGCACGCCCTGCTGTCCTCCAGTGACAACGGCCAGGTCCAGACCCGGGTGGTGTGCGAGCGCGTGCTGCACACCCTGACCGAACGGATGGCGCCGGGCGGGGCGATCGAGGCGGTGGTCGAGGGCACGATCCCGGACCTCGACCCCCAGCGGGCCACTTGGCTCAGCGTCGCCGTCAACGAGCTGGTGACCAATGCCCTGGTGCACGGATTCCGGTCGAGGGGTGGGCGCTTGGTGCTCACGCTCGAGGAGGGCCCCGAGTGGCGGGTGGTGGTCACCGACGACGGCGAGGGCTGCACCGGCCTGGTCGAGGGCCTGGGCCTCGGGCTGGTACGGCGCCTGGTGCAGGACGGCCTGCGCGGGGAGCTGACGATCGACTCGGGGGACGGGGGGACGGCGGTGGGGATCCGCTTCCCGGCCCCGGCGCCCGTCCCGGTCCCCACCAGCACGGCGCCCGGTAGGCCATGA
- a CDS encoding SRPBCC family protein, with the protein MGVDVVTEIEIQRPRAVVAAYAADPDTATAWYENIKAVEWQTPKPLAVGSRITFVAQFLGRRIAYTYEIAELVPGERLVMATSEGPFAMETTYTWDEAGEATTVMTLRNRGEPSGFAKVTAPMMARAMRTANRKDLARLKGILEAAG; encoded by the coding sequence ATCGGCGTCGACGTCGTCACCGAGATCGAGATCCAGCGCCCACGTGCAGTGGTGGCCGCCTATGCCGCCGACCCGGACACCGCCACCGCCTGGTACGAGAACATCAAAGCGGTGGAGTGGCAGACCCCCAAGCCACTCGCTGTGGGGTCCCGGATCACCTTCGTGGCCCAGTTCCTCGGCCGGAGGATCGCCTACACCTACGAGATCGCCGAGCTGGTCCCCGGCGAGCGGCTGGTCATGGCCACGAGCGAGGGCCCGTTCGCCATGGAAACCACCTACACCTGGGACGAGGCGGGCGAGGCCACCACGGTCATGACGCTGCGCAACCGGGGCGAGCCCTCCGGCTTCGCCAAGGTGACCGCCCCGATGATGGCCCGGGCGATGCGCACCGCCAACCGCAAGGACCTCGCCCGCTTGAAGGGGATCCTCGAAGCCGCCGGATGA
- a CDS encoding LppX_LprAFG lipoprotein, which translates to MRAPGRAAAPAAWAGLLVISTLLAGLLAACGTNTADLPHAGGVLQRAAQAMAGVSSTAFSLSVSGDTSALPITSADGRIQKDGQADGDLVIGGQNYPFRLLGGTFYLQNPDNSWVSSPPAYDPTTLLDPTIGLASLLSGTTGGKTVGQTSMQGQTTDEVQARVPNTLIKQLTDLTKGQNTLAATMWIGDTTGLLYKFAIPFRAPDTDGPTTVTVTLKDYNKPIHIVAPKT; encoded by the coding sequence ATGCGTGCTCCCGGCCGGGCAGCGGCCCCTGCGGCCTGGGCCGGCCTCCTGGTTATCAGCACCCTCCTCGCCGGCCTGCTCGCCGCGTGCGGCACCAATACCGCTGACCTCCCCCACGCCGGTGGCGTCCTGCAGCGGGCCGCCCAGGCCATGGCCGGGGTCTCCAGCACGGCGTTCTCCCTCTCGGTGAGCGGGGACACCTCGGCCCTCCCCATCACCTCGGCCGACGGGCGCATCCAGAAGGATGGCCAAGCGGACGGCGATCTGGTGATCGGCGGCCAGAACTACCCCTTCCGCCTGCTCGGGGGGACCTTCTACCTGCAGAACCCGGACAACTCGTGGGTCAGCTCGCCGCCCGCCTACGACCCGACCACGTTGCTCGACCCCACCATCGGCCTCGCCTCGCTGCTGTCCGGGACCACCGGCGGGAAGACGGTGGGCCAGACGTCGATGCAGGGGCAGACCACCGACGAGGTACAGGCCCGGGTGCCGAACACCCTCATCAAGCAGCTCACCGACCTGACGAAGGGCCAGAACACGCTGGCGGCCACGATGTGGATCGGGGACACCACGGGGCTGCTCTACAAGTTCGCCATCCCGTTCCGGGCCCCCGACACCGACGGACCGACGACGGTCACGGTCACGTTGAAGGACTACAACAAGCCCATCCACATCGTGGCGCCCAAGACCTGA
- a CDS encoding dihydrofolate reductase family protein gives MAKLRVHNLAMSIDGYVAGPDQSRDDPLGVGGLRLHEWVFETRSGRAMIGQEGGSEELDDEYLRTANDGVGATVMGRNMFGPIRGPWGDDPWSGWWGDDPPYHHPVFVLTHHARPPIVKEGGTTFHFVTGGIEAALEAAVEAAAGADVRLGGGASTVAQYLRAGLVDVLGLALVPVLLEAGERIFDDMQGALEGFACTGFAAGDSVLHATFTKPRAGA, from the coding sequence ATGGCCAAGCTGCGGGTGCACAACCTCGCGATGTCGATCGACGGCTACGTCGCCGGGCCCGACCAGAGCCGGGATGACCCCCTCGGGGTGGGCGGCCTCCGCCTGCACGAATGGGTCTTCGAGACCCGGAGCGGGCGGGCGATGATCGGCCAGGAGGGGGGCAGCGAGGAGCTGGACGACGAGTACCTGCGGACGGCGAACGACGGGGTCGGCGCCACCGTCATGGGGCGCAACATGTTCGGTCCCATCCGGGGCCCCTGGGGCGACGACCCGTGGTCGGGTTGGTGGGGGGACGACCCGCCCTACCACCACCCGGTCTTCGTGCTCACCCACCACGCCCGCCCGCCGATCGTGAAGGAGGGCGGGACGACCTTCCACTTCGTCACCGGCGGCATCGAGGCAGCCCTGGAGGCGGCAGTGGAGGCCGCCGCCGGGGCCGATGTGCGGCTGGGCGGCGGGGCCTCCACCGTGGCGCAGTACCTGCGGGCCGGGCTGGTGGACGTGCTCGGCCTGGCCCTGGTCCCCGTCCTCCTGGAGGCCGGCGAGCGGATCTTCGACGACATGCAGGGAGCTCTGGAGGGCTTTGCCTGCACCGGGTTCGCCGCCGGCGACTCAGTCCTGCATGCCACCTTCACCAAACCCAGGGCCGGGGCCTGA
- a CDS encoding VOC family protein, protein MGLRPNHFEIPVDDPDRAAAFYSRVFGWTINAFPGAPSYYGMASTGDSNPGIDGALMQRGPGNEATRITMSVPTIEEGAEKITAAGGKITMGKTPIPGMGYFAVAEDTEGNSIGIFAVDASATM, encoded by the coding sequence ATGGGTTTGCGTCCCAACCACTTCGAGATCCCCGTCGACGACCCCGACCGGGCGGCGGCGTTCTACAGCCGCGTGTTCGGTTGGACCATCAACGCCTTCCCGGGCGCGCCGTCGTACTACGGGATGGCCAGCACCGGCGACTCCAACCCGGGCATCGACGGCGCCCTGATGCAGCGGGGGCCGGGCAACGAGGCCACCCGGATCACGATGAGCGTGCCCACCATCGAGGAGGGCGCCGAGAAGATCACCGCGGCGGGCGGCAAGATCACCATGGGCAAGACCCCGATCCCCGGGATGGGCTACTTCGCCGTCGCCGAGGACACCGAGGGCAACTCGATTGGCATCTTCGCCGTCGACGCCTCGGCCACGATGTAG
- a CDS encoding aminotransferase class V-fold PLP-dependent enzyme — translation MSTPHAADAAGARPGSTYRAGRHFLFVPGPTNVPDRVLRAMHRPMEDHRSSAFPELTRSLLADLPKIVATESGQPFIFAATGTGGWEAALVNTCSPGAKLLGVRNGQFSHLFIETARKFGLDVQVIEVPWGEAVPADQVEEALRADAGHEITGVLVVHNETATGVTSDMAAVRAAIDAAGHPALLYVDGVSSIGSLPFQMDEWGVDLAICGSQKGLMLPGGLGMVFASPKAIAAGETATCPRSFFDFGWMASANATGYFPYTPALGLLFGLREALDMLFEEGLDNVFARHVRLAGGVRAAVDAWGLAQCCTQPDRASNSVTAVMTGASPAVIDIAFKTYNLSLGGGLGQMAGKLFRIGHLGDLNELMLLGAIAGAEMALADAGVAVEPGSGVAAAQGHYRGSAR, via the coding sequence ATGTCCACCCCACACGCCGCTGACGCTGCCGGCGCGCGGCCCGGGAGTACCTACCGGGCCGGGCGCCACTTCCTGTTCGTGCCCGGGCCCACCAACGTGCCCGACCGGGTGCTGCGGGCGATGCACCGGCCGATGGAGGACCACCGGTCCTCGGCCTTCCCGGAGCTCACCCGCTCGCTGCTGGCCGACCTGCCGAAGATCGTCGCCACCGAGTCCGGCCAGCCGTTCATCTTCGCCGCCACCGGCACCGGCGGCTGGGAGGCCGCCCTGGTGAACACCTGCTCGCCGGGGGCCAAGCTGCTGGGGGTGCGCAACGGGCAGTTCAGCCACCTGTTCATCGAGACCGCCCGCAAGTTCGGCTTGGACGTCCAGGTCATCGAGGTCCCCTGGGGCGAAGCGGTGCCCGCCGATCAGGTCGAGGAGGCGCTCCGGGCCGACGCCGGCCACGAGATCACCGGCGTCCTCGTCGTGCACAACGAGACCGCCACCGGCGTCACCAGCGACATGGCGGCGGTCCGGGCGGCCATCGACGCCGCCGGCCACCCGGCCCTGCTCTACGTCGACGGGGTCAGCTCGATCGGCAGCCTGCCGTTCCAGATGGACGAGTGGGGCGTCGACCTGGCCATCTGCGGCTCCCAGAAGGGCCTCATGCTGCCGGGCGGGCTCGGGATGGTCTTCGCCAGCCCGAAGGCGATCGCGGCCGGGGAGACGGCCACCTGCCCCCGCAGCTTCTTCGACTTCGGCTGGATGGCGTCGGCCAACGCAACCGGCTACTTCCCGTACACCCCGGCCCTCGGCCTGCTGTTCGGGCTCCGGGAGGCGCTCGACATGCTCTTCGAAGAGGGGCTCGACAACGTCTTCGCCCGCCACGTCCGGCTCGCCGGCGGCGTGCGGGCGGCGGTGGATGCCTGGGGCCTCGCGCAGTGCTGCACGCAGCCCGACCGGGCCTCCAACAGCGTGACCGCGGTCATGACCGGCGCCAGCCCGGCGGTGATCGACATCGCCTTCAAGACCTACAACCTGTCGCTCGGCGGCGGCCTCGGCCAGATGGCCGGCAAGCTGTTCCGCATCGGCCACCTGGGCGACCTCAACGAGCTCATGCTCCTGGGGGCGATCGCCGGGGCCGAGATGGCACTGGCCGACGCCGGCGTGGCGGTCGAGCCCGGATCGGGCGTGGCGGCCGCCCAGGGCCACTACCGCGGGAGCGCCCGATGA
- a CDS encoding CoA ester lyase, giving the protein MSFTHHHPARTRLQRSELCVPGSRPEFFPKALGGAADTIMLDLEDAVAPDDKEAARRYVITGLQTLDWRGRGKTVSLRINGIDTHYMYRDVIDVVEQAGNHLDTILIPKVGVPADVYLVDALLSQIEDAMRMSHRVGIEVLIETALGVANVEAIAQSSRRLEAMHFGPADLAASLRARTTSIGGLNPNYPGDQWHASLSRMVVACRAYGLRPIDGPFGDFSDPAGFEAAARRVAALGYEGKWAIHPSQVALANGVFTPSTEEIDRAARILVALEEAAAAGKGAAVLDGKMIDAASARMAENVVALAELLPKVDA; this is encoded by the coding sequence ATGAGCTTCACCCATCACCACCCCGCCCGCACCCGGCTGCAGCGCAGCGAGCTGTGCGTCCCGGGATCCCGCCCGGAGTTCTTCCCCAAGGCGCTCGGCGGTGCTGCCGACACGATCATGCTCGACCTCGAGGACGCCGTCGCCCCCGACGACAAGGAGGCCGCCCGGCGTTATGTCATCACCGGCCTGCAGACCCTGGACTGGCGGGGCAGGGGCAAGACGGTGTCGTTGCGTATCAACGGGATCGACACCCACTACATGTACCGGGACGTCATTGACGTCGTCGAGCAGGCGGGCAACCACCTGGACACCATCCTGATCCCGAAGGTGGGGGTCCCGGCCGACGTCTACCTGGTGGACGCCCTGCTCAGCCAGATCGAGGACGCCATGCGGATGAGCCACCGGGTGGGCATCGAGGTGCTGATCGAGACCGCCCTCGGGGTGGCCAACGTCGAAGCAATCGCCCAGTCCAGCCGGCGGTTGGAGGCCATGCACTTCGGCCCGGCCGACCTGGCCGCCAGCCTCCGGGCGCGCACCACGAGCATCGGCGGGCTGAACCCGAACTACCCGGGCGACCAGTGGCACGCGTCGCTCAGCCGCATGGTGGTGGCCTGCCGGGCCTATGGCCTGCGCCCGATCGACGGCCCGTTCGGCGACTTCAGCGATCCCGCCGGCTTCGAGGCCGCCGCCCGCCGGGTGGCCGCCCTGGGCTACGAGGGCAAGTGGGCGATCCACCCCTCGCAGGTCGCCCTGGCCAACGGCGTGTTCACCCCGTCCACCGAGGAGATCGACCGGGCGGCGCGCATCCTGGTTGCCCTGGAGGAGGCCGCCGCCGCGGGCAAGGGTGCCGCCGTGCTCGATGGCAAGATGATCGACGCCGCATCGGCGCGCATGGCCGAGAACGTCGTGGCGCTGGCGGAGTTGCTCCCCAAAGTCGACGCGTAG
- a CDS encoding malate--CoA ligase subunit beta yields the protein MDLHEYQAKELLARFGVPVPLGQVASTEEEARQAAEQLGGERWVVKAQIHAGGRGKAGGILTASTHDEVAQAAGRLLGNRLVTLQTGPGGKVVSRVYIEPAVAVARELYAAFVLDRAAERVCVMASSSGGTEVEDRAHDDPGALRKEVVEPAVGLQAFQARELAFGLGLRGAQIRTATQTLLGAYRAFRDLDATLIEFNPLAVTEAGDVVVLDAKMSIDDNALFRQPALRELRDATQEDARETEAVRHGLSYIGLDGSIGCIVNGAGLAMATMDLIKHAGGEPANFLDIGGGASPERVATAFTLVVSDPQVKAVLVNIFAGINRCDWVATGIVEAARKVGLNVPLVVRLAGTHVEEGRRILKESGIAVEVAAELAEAASLVVTAAGAAVAG from the coding sequence ATGGACCTGCACGAATACCAGGCCAAGGAGCTGCTGGCCCGCTTCGGCGTCCCGGTGCCCCTGGGCCAGGTCGCCAGCACCGAGGAGGAGGCCCGCCAGGCCGCCGAGCAGCTGGGCGGCGAACGCTGGGTGGTCAAGGCCCAGATCCACGCCGGCGGGCGGGGCAAGGCCGGGGGCATCCTCACCGCGTCCACCCACGACGAGGTCGCCCAGGCCGCCGGGCGCCTGCTGGGCAACCGGCTGGTCACGCTGCAGACCGGGCCGGGCGGCAAGGTGGTGAGCCGGGTGTACATCGAGCCGGCGGTCGCCGTCGCCCGGGAGCTCTACGCCGCCTTCGTGCTGGACCGGGCCGCCGAGCGGGTGTGCGTCATGGCGTCGTCCTCGGGCGGCACCGAGGTGGAGGACCGGGCGCACGACGACCCCGGGGCGCTGCGCAAGGAGGTTGTCGAGCCCGCCGTCGGCCTGCAGGCCTTCCAGGCCCGGGAGCTCGCCTTCGGCCTCGGGCTGCGGGGGGCGCAGATCCGGACGGCGACCCAGACCCTGCTGGGCGCCTACCGGGCGTTCCGGGACCTCGACGCCACCCTCATCGAGTTCAACCCGCTGGCGGTGACCGAGGCGGGCGACGTCGTCGTGCTCGATGCCAAGATGTCGATCGACGACAACGCGCTCTTCCGCCAGCCCGCCCTCCGGGAGCTGCGGGACGCCACCCAGGAGGACGCCCGGGAGACCGAGGCGGTGCGCCACGGCCTGAGCTACATCGGGCTCGACGGGTCGATCGGCTGCATCGTCAACGGCGCCGGGCTGGCGATGGCCACCATGGACCTCATCAAGCACGCCGGCGGGGAACCGGCCAACTTCCTCGACATCGGGGGCGGGGCGTCGCCCGAACGGGTGGCCACCGCCTTTACCCTGGTGGTCTCCGACCCGCAGGTCAAAGCGGTGCTGGTGAACATCTTCGCCGGGATCAACCGGTGCGACTGGGTGGCCACCGGCATCGTGGAAGCCGCCCGCAAGGTGGGGCTGAACGTGCCCCTGGTGGTGCGGCTGGCCGGCACCCACGTCGAGGAGGGCCGCCGGATCCTCAAGGAGAGCGGGATCGCGGTCGAGGTGGCCGCCGAACTGGCCGAGGCCGCGTCGCTGGTGGTCACCGCAGCCGGGGCGGCGGTGGCGGGGTGA
- the sucD gene encoding succinate--CoA ligase subunit alpha, protein MSILIDSTTKLILQGFTGDKGTFHAQEAMDYGTDVVGGVTPGKGGYVHLGLPVFDTVKQAVHATGATVSLNFVPAPFCADAIMEAADAGVRLAVVITEGIPLQDMMRVKNYLLRYPPGDRMMLVGPNCAGVISVGQAMVGIMAGHIYQPGPVGIVARSGTLGYEAAAQMAALGIGVTTSVGIGGDPIGGCSFVDVLRLFENDPETKAVMLIGEIGGASEVAAAVYAKDEMTKPVAGFIAGRTAPPGRRMGHAGAIIAHRGDSAAEKSAAMAALGMEMAPSASELGSVMARVLGTAG, encoded by the coding sequence GTGAGCATCCTCATCGACTCCACCACCAAGCTCATCCTGCAGGGCTTCACCGGGGACAAGGGGACCTTCCACGCCCAGGAGGCGATGGACTACGGGACCGATGTCGTCGGGGGCGTGACGCCCGGCAAGGGGGGCTACGTCCACCTCGGGCTGCCGGTGTTCGACACCGTCAAGCAGGCGGTGCACGCCACCGGGGCGACGGTGTCGCTGAACTTCGTCCCCGCCCCGTTCTGCGCCGACGCCATCATGGAAGCGGCCGACGCCGGGGTCCGCCTGGCGGTGGTGATCACCGAGGGGATCCCGCTGCAGGACATGATGCGGGTGAAGAACTACCTGCTGCGCTACCCGCCCGGCGACCGCATGATGCTGGTGGGCCCCAACTGCGCCGGGGTGATCAGCGTGGGCCAGGCGATGGTCGGCATCATGGCCGGACACATCTACCAGCCCGGCCCGGTGGGCATCGTCGCCCGGTCCGGCACGCTGGGCTACGAGGCGGCCGCCCAGATGGCCGCCCTCGGGATCGGGGTGACCACCAGCGTGGGCATCGGCGGCGACCCGATTGGCGGGTGCTCCTTCGTGGATGTCCTGCGCCTCTTCGAGAACGACCCCGAGACCAAGGCGGTCATGCTGATCGGCGAGATCGGCGGCGCCTCCGAGGTGGCGGCCGCGGTGTACGCCAAGGACGAGATGACCAAGCCGGTGGCGGGCTTCATCGCCGGGCGGACCGCTCCCCCGGGCCGGCGGATGGGCCACGCCGGGGCGATCATCGCCCACCGGGGCGACTCGGCGGCCGAGAAGTCGGCGGCGATGGCGGCGCTCGGGATGGAGATGGCGCCCAGCGCCTCGGAGCTGGGCTCGGTCATGGCCCGGGTGCTGGGGACCGCCGGGTAG
- a CDS encoding CHAP domain-containing protein — MATADDVLKLAEQQIGITESPRDSNCQKFSKKVGRPCQAWCADAVVWLMRQVGIKLPSESAYTPTMADGFKRAGRWTDTPAAGRVAFFDFPDRQMGIQHVGIVRTDQVQPRVQTYEGNTSSGDGGSQDNGGGFYARERNPAHIVGYGIPDYEAVDAPAAVHLSDEEAEMGAVIQRLHGGFIAVGNDGSITAYDGAPSLGSIPDLNLPAALGSNIVGGAWTMSGNGYWLTAADGAIYSFGDAQYHGGFNALPPDVRRTRFIVGMAATPDGGYTQVAYDPSNDGSPYDAYHFV; from the coding sequence ATGGCAACCGCTGACGACGTCCTGAAGCTTGCCGAGCAGCAGATCGGGATCACGGAGTCACCGCGGGACAGCAACTGCCAGAAGTTCTCCAAGAAGGTCGGCAGACCCTGTCAAGCCTGGTGTGCCGACGCGGTCGTCTGGCTCATGCGCCAGGTCGGCATCAAACTTCCCTCCGAGTCGGCCTATACGCCGACGATGGCCGATGGTTTCAAGCGGGCAGGTCGCTGGACCGACACCCCCGCCGCCGGGCGGGTGGCGTTCTTTGACTTCCCGGACCGGCAAATGGGCATCCAGCACGTCGGGATCGTGCGGACGGACCAGGTGCAGCCCCGCGTGCAGACCTACGAGGGCAACACGTCGAGCGGCGACGGTGGGTCGCAGGACAACGGCGGCGGGTTCTACGCACGGGAGCGGAACCCCGCCCACATCGTCGGCTACGGGATTCCCGACTACGAAGCGGTAGATGCGCCCGCGGCGGTCCACCTTTCCGATGAGGAGGCAGAGATGGGAGCGGTCATCCAGCGCCTGCACGGCGGCTTCATCGCGGTCGGCAACGATGGCAGCATCACCGCCTACGACGGGGCGCCGTCGCTGGGGTCAATCCCCGACCTCAACCTGCCGGCCGCCCTCGGCTCCAACATCGTCGGGGGTGCCTGGACCATGAGCGGGAACGGCTACTGGCTGACGGCTGCTGACGGAGCGATCTACTCCTTCGGTGATGCCCAGTACCACGGTGGCTTCAATGCGTTGCCACCCGACGTGCGCCGGACCCGGTTCATCGTCGGCATGGCAGCCACACCCGATGGCGGCTACACCCAGGTGGCTTACGACCCCTCCAACGACGGTTCGCCGTATGACGCCTACCACTTCGTGTAG
- a CDS encoding DNA-3-methyladenine glycosylase 2 family protein — protein sequence MGLAAATAEVARRDPALAAVIERAGPMHLPKARQPDPFLSLAEAIVFQQLAGAAASAIWARVVAAFPDGMIPEAVAATPDEVLRAAGLSANKAKSIKDLAAKVLDGTVPLRGISRASDEEVVRRLTVVRGIGPWTAEMFLLFDLHRLDVWPILDYGVRNGWSIMHGLPAIPTPKALLPEGEVFRPYRSVAAWYCWRAVELTRKAPAVPGLTE from the coding sequence GTGGGACTCGCAGCGGCCACCGCCGAGGTGGCCCGGCGGGACCCGGCTCTCGCCGCCGTCATCGAGCGGGCCGGGCCGATGCACCTGCCGAAAGCCCGCCAGCCCGACCCGTTCCTCTCCCTCGCCGAGGCCATCGTCTTCCAGCAGCTGGCCGGGGCGGCGGCCAGCGCGATCTGGGCTCGGGTGGTCGCGGCCTTCCCGGACGGGATGATCCCGGAGGCGGTTGCCGCCACCCCCGACGAGGTGCTGCGGGCGGCGGGGCTGTCGGCCAACAAGGCGAAGTCGATCAAGGACCTGGCCGCCAAGGTGCTGGACGGCACGGTCCCGTTGCGGGGCATCAGCCGGGCCAGCGACGAGGAGGTGGTCCGGCGCCTCACCGTGGTGCGGGGCATCGGCCCGTGGACCGCCGAGATGTTCCTCCTCTTCGACCTCCACCGCCTCGACGTGTGGCCCATCCTCGACTACGGCGTCCGCAACGGGTGGTCGATCATGCACGGCCTGCCGGCGATCCCGACCCCCAAGGCACTCCTGCCCGAGGGCGAGGTGTTCCGGCCCTACCGCAGCGTCGCCGCCTGGTACTGCTGGCGGGCGGTCGAGTTGACCCGCAAGGCACCGGCGGTCCCGGGGCTGACCGAATGA
- a CDS encoding DUF72 domain-containing protein produces the protein MPVIIGTSGWQYRHWRGLFYPQELAAAHWLPYYAERFAAVEVNNTFYHLPEKSTFAGWAERTPAGFRVAAKMSRYLTHLKRLHEPQEPAARFLERAAGLGDKLAVVLLQLPPRMRADPGALDETLSALQAGPPVAVEFRDDSWDTEEVHGVLERHQAAWCLADSQRRGVAFRRTAGWTYIRFHDGEGSPEGCYQPHQLKAWAGRLAETWGPRATIYAFFNNDGNGCAPRDAGVFADACRDAGLDPTRTPEAGAPLV, from the coding sequence ATGCCGGTGATCATCGGCACCTCCGGCTGGCAGTACCGCCACTGGCGGGGCCTCTTCTACCCCCAGGAGTTGGCAGCCGCGCACTGGCTGCCCTACTACGCCGAGCGCTTCGCCGCCGTCGAGGTGAACAACACCTTCTACCACCTGCCCGAGAAGTCGACCTTCGCCGGGTGGGCGGAGCGGACCCCGGCCGGCTTCCGGGTGGCGGCCAAGATGAGCCGCTACCTCACCCACCTGAAGCGCCTGCACGAACCGCAGGAGCCCGCCGCCCGGTTCCTGGAGCGGGCTGCCGGCCTCGGGGACAAGCTGGCGGTGGTGCTGCTGCAGCTGCCCCCCCGGATGCGGGCGGACCCGGGCGCCCTGGACGAGACCCTGTCGGCGCTGCAGGCGGGCCCGCCGGTGGCGGTCGAGTTCCGGGACGACTCCTGGGACACCGAGGAGGTGCACGGGGTGCTGGAGCGGCACCAGGCCGCCTGGTGCCTGGCGGACAGCCAGCGGCGAGGGGTGGCGTTCCGGCGGACCGCCGGGTGGACCTACATCCGCTTCCACGACGGGGAGGGCTCACCGGAGGGCTGCTACCAGCCCCACCAGCTCAAGGCCTGGGCGGGCCGCCTCGCCGAGACCTGGGGGCCGCGGGCCACGATCTACGCCTTCTTCAACAACGACGGCAACGGGTGCGCCCCCCGGGACGCCGGGGTCTTCGCCGACGCCTGCCGGGATGCGGGCCTGGACCCGACCCGGACGCCCGAGGCGGGAGCCCCTCTCGTGTGA